GGGTGCTGCGGGCACTGAAGGGGTTGGCAGGGGGGGTCCGggggctgcagtgccacccccaCCTGCCCCTGGTGGCCTCCGTGGGCCTCGATCGCTTCCTGCGCCTGCACCGGCTGGACGGGCACCTGTGCCACAAGGTGGGCACCCCAAaacacctggggacaccccaaaaataccccaaaaacacctgggacaccccaaaaaccccccaaaatacCCCAGAAACACCTGGGACAAccctgggacaccccaaaaacaccTGGGACACCTCAAAAACACCTGGGGagaccccaaaaccaccccgACACACCTGGaacaccccaaaacaaccccaaaacacctggggacaccccaaaatcatcccaaaatcatcccaaaacacctgggaacaccccaaaaccacctggggacacccctgggacaccccaaaacaccctgggacacccctgggACCCttcaaaaccaccccaaaaactCCTGGGATACCCCAAAGCCATCCCTAAaacacctggggacaccccaaaatcaTCCCAAAATAATCCCTAAAACAtctggggacacccctgggacaccccaaaaacaccTCGGAAACCCCTGAGACACCCCAAAATCACTCCAAAaacacctggggacaccccaagATCATCCCAAAACCCTGGGATACCCCAAAATGATCCCAAAACCACCTGGGACAccccaaagccccccaaaatcatcccaaaccaccccaagaacacctggggacaccccaaaatcaccccaaaaacacctgggacaccccaaaaccaccccagaaCCTCTGGGACCCCCTAAAACCATCCCCAAATTCCTGGGTTCCCCCAAAACCAACCCAGTCCTCCTGGGAACTCtgggaccccccccccaaaatcaTCCAGAGCTCCCCCTTagaacaccccaaaaccctgagACCCCCCCGAGGACCTCCCCAAATTCCTGGATTGAcccaaaatccccccaggaCCTCCCCAAATTCCTGGAATTGAcccaaaatccccccaggaGCTCCCCAAATTCCTGGAATTGAcccaaaatccccccaggaCCTCCCCAAATTTCCTGGAATTGACCCAAAACGCCCCCAGGAGGACAGGGAGGTCCCCAAATTCCTGGAATTGACCCAAAAGCCCCCAGGAGCTCCCCAAATTCCTGGAATTGAcccaaaatccccccaggaccccccaaacctcccctctccccccaggTGTACCTGAAGTCGCGCCTCACCTGCCTCCTGCTGAACACACACCTGGACTGGGAGGTGAGACCCCCCACCCCAAATGGAttttggggggtctgggggtgccCCCCACCcctgtgacccccccccccatttccccctcccccaggCCCAGGaggagccccctccccaaaaaggGGTGAAGGACGAGGAGGGGGACGAGCTGTGGGACGCCCTGGAGTCCatccccacccccaaaaaaggcaaaaaaaggaaaatttcgGAGCTTTGAGGGGTCCCAggaccccccaggacccccccccCGCTGTACAGAACGTCCAAAATGAGGGAAATAAAcggaattttggggtttttggagaaaaatttgggaattttgtgtgaaatttggggctggggtgggctgggagagcacaaAGGGATTTGGGGGGTGCGGCCCCTTTAAATCTTTAGCTCCGCCCCTCAAGGGGTTTAGCCCCGCCCCCTGGGGctaattaattttgttaattaGCACCTGAACAATTAGCAGGATGGCAAATTTGGGGAGGGGGCCCTGCCTGAGTTTGGAGGCGACGTCAATGACGTCACCGAATCGCGATAGAGCGACGATAATTATTAACGATCGATTAATTTAACCTGGGGTTGAATAAttaatttggggggggggttaaTTAAATTAGGGTGACTAATTAAACTGGGGTGACTAATTAAACTGGGATGATGCACGGAGCAGaaagaggaggctccaggagcGACGGCAGTGTGGCTGCTATCGCGATATAATCACGA
This portion of the Serinus canaria isolate serCan28SL12 chromosome 25, serCan2020, whole genome shotgun sequence genome encodes:
- the WDR74 gene encoding WD repeat-containing protein 74; the protein is MRQDPSRPHLVGTGGKENGLKVWDLQRPQEPLFRAKNVRNDWLDLRVPVWERDLQFLPGSQRVVTCTGHGQLGGRGQRPGGRGRDRPAQRAGAAGTEGVGRGGPGAAVPPPPAPGGLRGPRSLPAPAPAGRAPVPQGVPEVAPHLPPAEHTPGLGGPGGAPSPKRGEGRGGGRAVGRPGVHPHPQKRQKKENFGALRGPRTPQDPPPAVQNVQNEGNKRNFGVFGEKFGNFV